atataaaattagatgttctaaaaatatagtagttgatattttaaaagaaaaggaaaaaggaagaatacattttttatgaGAATTATTTTCctctatatattaataatagtaaactttaaaaatatatatatgatatacattatatatatatattttaaacatatgaataaaaatattcatatatggCATGCATATGTTATCGacataaatatacattacataaataaatacatactaCATAtacatgtttatatatatatatatcattctaaatagtatttattaaattaagaGCATTTTCAAATAAAGCCGTATGAACTGTTGTTTTATCAGTTTTATTAActgttatataattatgtctTTTAGTAAAGCTATATAATCCGTAAATAAAGTTTTTAAAttgttctttatatttattatcagtTAAAgctttattaaatatatgttctaTTTTTGTTTCAATttgatcatttttatcaatcGTCTCTGAGAATGTAACAAGTagttttttaattatttcatattcAGTTACATTCATAGTAAACATATCGAActcttttttaaattcattatatttatctttattcGCATCAGTGTCAACTTgagattttttatttaattgtgTAAGAACATCATCGAAAATTTCATCCAAGCGTTTAACAGATTGTGTACTTAAAGTTGGTGCATTCTTAGTAGGATCGTCTTTTTCTGGTGAAGCGGCAACTGGCAATGTTTGATCTTTCGCTTCTGTTGATTTTTCAACTGATTCAGTTGCTTGAGGAGCTGTATCACCTTGATCAGCTTCAGAACGTTGTTCAGCTTGATCAGATTGAGGAGGTTGAGGAGATTGAGGAGATTGAGCAGCTTTAGCATCTTGAGCAGCTTTACCACCTTGATCGGCTTTAGCATCTTGAGAATCTTGAGCAACTTGGACTTGGGGTTCTGTAggtttattttcttcttcttcccCTTTTAGTgtcttttccttttcttgattatttttacttATAAGAGAAAAGATACCTTGTCCAATAAtatcatcttcatttttttttaattcattttcataattatgtTGGGAATCAAATGATGAATAAAAATCATCAAGAAcaatattatcaaaattttttaagtcttcttttttcttattataatttcttcgtttattattattctttgaATTGCACCACACACAATTgagaaaaaatacaaaaacaGAAACGATATAAATTAATTGTCCcttcattttaaaaaatataaatatatatatatatatattgtatatattagatataatatgtaaataaaataatattacttcataagaaaaagaaacttattattttcttttttattcaaatattattttgatataaattaatttatttctaaaaataacttatataattattttactaaaatattaatgagacaattttatttatatattataatttcataaagggtatacatatatatatatatatatatatatacacatttatatattttttcaaaaaaaaaaataaataaatattattgtcAAATGTGTATGCTagtaatttttaaataacccacctatatacaaaattgacgaaataatattttttgggTCGTTAAATTgtttttacattatttaaaacaatatgaatttttaatcatttaattattcatattattacaaaaaaaaaatatatatatattatatataatttataaaatacattaaaaatatattgactctaaatatatattagaattatttatatttagtttaataagatataatttttttttttttttttaatatttaggttattataaatatatattgatatatatatttaatatcaatataataataaattataaaaataacacatataaatgatatatatatatatataatattttatgcaTATACAATACacaaaagagaaaaaataatttttataatttttataatttttataatttttaaaatgattattatgattttttttttttttttttttttaattttatatagtaTTTAAAAAAGTGATAgcgttttttatatacatttttgtaCAACTCTCTATTATTTTCAGCACCCTTTAAATagctatatttttttagcaTAACTataaagacaaaaaaaataaaatatgaaatccTTTATAATATTGATCTTCTGATAGTATCTTTTTAAacatatcatttattttattctatttGTTTCTATCAATAATTTCTTTAGGAAAAATCATATTAACTAACCAGCCTTTTAACTATTTCGTATTCATTTTCGTTCATGCTAAATTatcgatttttttttttcttttaaataatcatatttattcTGATTAGTACCAATagttactttttttttttttatttttaatatatcatcatatatattatataattgtttaGATTTTGAGGTTACGTCATTTTCCTTACATTGATCAGACGTGTGTGTATCTtttgcatttttttttttttttttttctttcaaaatttttcctttatatataaatatatttttaagaaaaaaaaaaaaaaaaaagaatttagttatatatatatatatataatcatttaatcgtttaatatttattatctgGTTTCTTCTTTCCCAACTTGAaggaaaaacaaaatataacaaaactactaaaaaaaaaatatatatggaaatatatatatatatgtaaacttttatattgttttgtGCATGATTCGATGAATAttctaataaatatataaaaaaatatataggatAAAGTgcagtaaataaaaaaaataactaaAATAAACGTACATCctaatatatgtatgcacatgccatatatatatatatatatattttgcaattataaatttgaaaaaagtaaaaaaataaaataagaattatataaaatctaGAGTCATCATCAgccaaattattattaaaattatatatagtaatatatttaaaattttacacaaaaaaaaaaaaacaagaaaaagaaggaatatatatatatatatgtagacatagatatatacatatatccttatatgtatgtatccactttgttcatataatattttaaagtgTATTTAATAAATCCACTGCATTTTGAAAGAATGCTTTATATGCAGCATTGTTTTGgattttttcatttcctaAGTAACTATGACGTTTTGCAAATCCCAAAATACCATCAATAAAGTTTTTAAATTGATCATGAAATTCCTTGTCAATTAATGCTTTTTGAAAGATACTAGCtaactttttcattttttcattttcatcattatctGTAAAAAGAGAATTAAGAAGTTTCTTAATTATATCATACTCTTTTTGATTAATGGCAAAATTATCATAGTCCtttctaaaaatattatatttttcgtGGTTTTCTCCAAAATCAACTTGATGTTTTCCTTCTCTATTTGTAAGAAGTTCATCATAAAGGAGATctaaatatttcatttctGGGATTCTATTTACtctattattttcattattactaGGTTGTGCCGTTTGAGGAGATGGGGTATCATTGTTAGAACTTGGGATTGTATTAACACGAGGTTGGGAACCATTTCTATTATCTGGTGATGGATCCGATTCAGGTGATCTTCTTGGTCGTGATTGGGTTGATGATCCATCTGATAATACTTCTGATTCTGATGATTCTCGTACAGTTTGTTGTTCAGATCTTGATAACTCTTCGGGACTAGACGTTTGTGATACACTTGATAATGCACCTTGTTCTCCTTGTAATGTTGTTGTTCCCTGAAGTCCTGGTACTGCTTCTTGTAATGGTGTTGCTTCTGGTCCTGATGATGCTTGTGATCTTGGTTGACCTGATTGTGTTCCTAATTGTGTTCCTGATTGCCCTGGTTGTGTTACTGGTTGCTCTGATTTTGTTACTAATT
This region of Plasmodium sp. gorilla clade G2 genome assembly, chromosome: 13 genomic DNA includes:
- a CDS encoding MSP7-like protein encodes the protein MKRQIILFTSLFIFSFNLTWSYEKSNIRSGYYNEENLNNKEKNKTNSLFNEINEDVQNDVEKNLDSEKNVLEGDDLFIGQAGETGEAGDQSPKAVVENEGSGESRTTSASDKNGETALPRATESSGGGTTGELVTKSEQPVTQPGQSGTQLGTQSGQPRSQASSGPEATPLQEAVPGLQGTTTLQGEQGALSSVSQTSSPEELSRSEQQTVRESSESEVLSDGSSTQSRPRRSPESDPSPDNRNGSQPRVNTIPSSNNDTPSPQTAQPSNNENNRVNRIPEMKYLDLLYDELLTNREGKHQVDFGENHEKYNIFRKDYDNFAINQKEYDIIKKLLNSLFTDNDENEKMKKLASIFQKALIDKEFHDQFKNFIDGILGFAKRHSYLGNEKIQNNAAYKAFFQNAVDLLNTL
- a CDS encoding MSP7-like protein is translated as MKGQLIYIVSVFVFFLNCVWCNSKNNNKRRNYNKKKEDLKNFDNIVLDDFYSSFDSQHNYENELKKNEDDIIGQGIFSLISKNNQEKEKTLKGEEEENKPTEPQVQVAQDSQDAKADQGGKAAQDAKAAQSPQSPQPPQSDQAEQRSEADQGDTAPQATESVEKSTEAKDQTLPVAASPEKDDPTKNAPTLSTQSVKRLDEIFDDVLTQLNKKSQVDTDANKDKYNEFKKEFDMFTMNVTEYEIIKKLLVTFSETIDKNDQIETKIEHIFNKALTDNKYKEQFKNFIYGLYSFTKRHNYITVNKTDKTTVHTALFENALNLINTI